One Alnus glutinosa chromosome 3, dhAlnGlut1.1, whole genome shotgun sequence genomic region harbors:
- the LOC133863497 gene encoding probable cinnamyl alcohol dehydrogenase translates to MEGTRVIGWAARDSSGHLSPYSFTLREAGPEDVVFKVLYCGMDHTDLHQMRNEIHSTNYPLVPGHEVVGEVVELGSDVKKFRVKDIVGVGCIVGSCGECFSCKSNEEQYCNHRILTYNGTYKDGRPTQGGFSSAMVVHQRFVVRIPEKLAPAQVAPLLCAGVTAYSPLKQFKGSNKALKAGILGLGGVGHLGVLIAKAMGHHVTVISSSDKKRVEALEHLGADAFLVSSNTAEMERATNSMDYILDTVPAVHPLQSYLPLLKVDGKLILVGVAPKPLQFDSVDLILGKKTISGSFIGSMEETQEILEFWALKGLTSMVEVVKMDYVNQAFERMERNDVRYRFVLDMAGSNLE, encoded by the exons ATGGAGGGAACAAGGGTTATTGGTTGGGCTGCTAGAGACTCATCTGGACATCTCTCTCCTTACTCATTCACTCTCAg GGAAGCAGGTCCAGAAGATGTAGTATTCAAGGTTTTGTACTGTGGGATGGATCACACAGATCTTCATCAGATGAGGAATGAGATTCACTCCACTAACTATCCTTTGGTCCCAGG GCATGAAGTGGTGGGAGAAGTTGTGGAGTTGGGTTCAGATGTAAAGAAATTTAGAGTTAAAGACATTGTGGGAGTTGGTTGTATAGTTGGCTCTTGTGGGGAGTGCTTCTCATGCAAATCCAACGAAGAGCAGTACTGCAACCACAGAATCCTCACTTACAATGGCACATACAAAGATGGACGACCCACTCAGGGAGGCTTCTCATCtgccatggttgttcatcagaG GTTTGTGGTCCGGATACCAGAAAAGCTTGCACCGGCGCAGGTGGCACCACTGCTGTGTGCTGGGGTGACAGCTTATAGTCCCTTGAAACAGTTCAAGGGGTCTAATAAAGCTCTCAAGGCCGGGATTTTGGGTTTAGGGGGAGTTGGTCATCTGGGTGTTCTGATAGCCAAGGCAATGGGGCATCATGTCACCGTCATCAGTTCTTCTGATAAGAAGAGGGTGGAGGCTTTAGAGCACTTAGGCGCAGATGCTTTTCTGGTAAGCTCCAACACTGCTGAGATGGAACGAGCCACAAACAGCATGGACTATATCCTTGACACTGTGCCGGCTGTGCACCCTTTACAGTCCTACCTTCCACTTCTCAAGGTTGATGGGAAGCTTATATTAGTTGGGGTTGCTCCTAAACCACTGCAGTTTGATTCCGTCGACCTGATTCTAG GAAAGAAGACGATATCTGGGAGTTTCATTGGAAGCATGGAAGAGACACAGGAGATATTAGAGTTCTGGGCGCTGAAGGGTTTGACATCAATGGTAGAGGTGGTGAAGATGGATTACGTGAACCAGGCATTCGAAAGAATGGAGAGGAACGATGTGAGATATAGGTTTGTGCTGGACATGGCTGGCAGCAATCTGGAATGA